CGGACCACACATCGAGCAAAAATGCGCCACTTTTGCGGAATCTTTCGGCAGGGTTTCATCATGGAAAGAGCGGGCTTTCTCGGGATCGAGCGCCAGATTGAACTGGTCTTCCCAACGAAATTCAAAGCGCGCTTTAGACATGGCGTTGTCGCGAATCTGCGCACCGGGATGCCCTTTGGCCAAGTCGGCGGCATGCGCAGCGATTTTGTAGGTCACAATACCTTCGCGCACATCCTGCTTATTGGGCAGACCCAAGTGTTCCTTCTGAGTCACGTAGCACAGCATCGCACAGCCATACCAACCGATGTTGGCGGCACCAATCGCCGAAGTAATGTGGTCATAGCCGGGGGCAATGTCGGTGGTCAATGGACCCAGGGTGTAGAACGGCGCTTCGTAACAATCTTCCAATTGCTTGTCCATGTTAACCTTGATCATTTGCAACGGCACATGTCCGGGGCCTTCGATCATGGTTTGTACGTCATGTTTCCAGGCGATTTGCGTGAGTTCTCCCAGGGTTTCCAGTTCGCCGAATTGCGCTTCGTCGTTGGCGTCGTAAATCGAGCCCGGACGCAGACCGTCGCCCAACGAGAACGACACGTCGTAGGCTTTCATGATTTCGCAGATTTCCTCAAAGTTGGTGTAAAGGAAACTTTCGGTATGGTGAGCTAGACACCATTTGGCCATGATGGAGCCGCCACGCGAAACGATGCCGGTCAGGCGTTTGGCGGTTAACGGTACGTGATGCAGACGCACGCCGGCATGGATGGTGAAGTAATCCACGCCCTGCTCAGCTTGTTCAATCAGCGTGTCGCGGAAGATTTCCCAAGTTAATTCCTCGGCTTTACCATCGACTTTTTCCAGGGCTTGGTAAATCGGCACCGTGCCAATAGGTACCGGCGAATTGCGCAGTATCCATTCGCGGGTTTCGTGGATGTTTTTGCCGGTGGATAAATCCATGATGGTATCAGCGCCCCAGCGGATGCCCCACAGCATTTTCTCGACCTCTTCTTCGATAGAAGACGTCACGGCAGAGTTACCTAGGTTACCGTTGATCTTGACCAGAAAGTTGCGGCCGATAATCATCGGCTCCAATTCGGGATGGTTGATGTTGGCAGGTATAATCGCACGGCCTCTGGCAACTTCAGAACGGACAAATTCTGGCGTGATAAACGACTGAATGTTCGCGCCATAGGAAAAACCGGGGTGCTGACCTTGGTAACGATCACGCATTGCTTCGAGATTTTGGTTTTCGCGGATGGCGATGTATTCCATTTCCGGGGTAATGATGCCTTTGCGGGCGTAATGCATCTGGCTGACATTGTGACCGGACTTGGCGCGGCGCGGGTTTCGGGTCAATTCGAAACGCAGGTGCGCGGTTTTCGGGTCGTGTAAGCGCTCGTGACCATACTTTGAGGTCGGACCTTTCAATAATTCTGTGTCGCCGCGCTCCGCAATCCAGTTACCACGAATCGAACCCAAGCCTTTATGTAAATTCACATCCACATTAGGATCGGTGTAAACCCCGGAGGTATCGTAAACATAAATCGGTGGATTTTTTTCCGCACCGAAGTGCGCCGGCGTGTCCGACATGCTGATCTTACGCATCGGCACTTGAATATCCGCGCGACTGCCCTGGATATAAATTTTCTCGGAAGCGGGGTAGGAATCGATTCTTACACTACTACCGGTATCGGTAGTAATCTCATTGCGGACAGCGCTCATGCTTATCTCCAAAATCTCAATAAATCGCAAGCGCAGGGAAGATAGGGCTTTCCTACGCCGGTGTTAACCGGTTCAGGTTCGAAGGGTTTTTCTCAGCTTTCCGGGCTTGCATACAGCGGAAAGCACCCCTAGCCTTTCAGGTGACTTGCTAAGTTAAATGATAATCGAGCCAATTGCAAGCGCAGCGCCAAGCTCCCAAGGCGCAAAAAGCTTATAAAACAATGGGCTTTAAAGCCTATCAATCCCTCCCGGCGCTCTTGCTATCATAAGCATTCACAGCCAAACCCGAGCATATGCCGCCGCAGCAATCAACGCACTAAAAAACAGGAGAAAACATGGCATCCCAAAAAAAGCAAAGCAAACGCCTGCTGAACGACATAGAGGACTCAGTAAATCAGTTAGTATTTTTGACCAGCGATTTGAGTTTGCTTGCAGACACAAACAAACTGGCGCTAAACCTAAAAACAAACATCGAGACATTAAACCAACAATTAGCCGGCTTAAAAAAGGCAGAATTTAACGCCACCCTGGCAGAATCGGAGATACTGGAGATATTGGACGAACTAATCGATAGCGATCCGATCAGCACACTGGAACAACGACTGTTTGCAGCTCATGCTGATCAAGAATCGGGCGAAGTAGGTGAGTTTTTCCAACAGTTGCTCGATAAAATCGAAAAACTGTATTCGCCGCTACTGTCGTCCATCCAGCAACTAACTGCGATGCCGGATAAGCTGTAAACGCTCAGTGACTACGTTGCACCGAGAAGCGCGCTAACTCTTCAAGAGCCTGTTTGTAATCGGAATCAGGCAGGCATTGTAGTGCGGCAATCGCCTTTGCAGCGGCCCTGTCCGCACATTGCTCTGTGTATTCTATGGCATTGGTGGCCTTAACTACTTCATAGACATCGTTAAACGCCTCGCGCGAACCTTGCCGGATCGCATCGACCACAATTTTAGCCTGCTGCTCGTTCCCGTGCTGGATGGCATAGATCAACGGCAAGGTAGGCTTACCTTCAGCCAGGTCGTCACCCAAGTTTTTACCCAGTTCTTCGCTATTGGCTTTGTAATCCAATGCATCGTCTATCAACTGAAACGCCACGCCCAATTGCTGACCATAAACCGCCAACGCTTCTTCCGTAGCCGGGTCTGTCGCAGAAACGACTGCCGCCAAGCGCGTGGCGGTACTGAACAAAATGGCGGTTTTGCGAGCAATAACTTCCAAATACCGGGCTTCGCTGGTCTCCGGATTGTTGCAATTTAACAATTGCAACACCTCACCCTCGGCAATCGCGGTAGTGGTTTTGGACATAATGGCCATCACCCGCATATTATCGGTACGAACCATCATTTCGAAGGCACTGGAGTACAAATAATCACCTACAAGCACGCTAGCCGCGTTGCCCCACACCGCATTCGCCGACTCCTTGCCGCGCCTCAGAGCCGATTCGTCGACAACATCGTCGTGCAACAACGTCGCGGTATGGATGAATTCGATCACTGCTGCCAAAATCAGATGATGGTCATCAACCTTGCCCAAGGCTTTTGCCGCCAACAGCAACAGCATCGGTCGTAATCTTTTTCCGCCATTACCGATTATGTAATGCCCAATTTGATTAATCAGCACAACATCGGAACTCAGTTCCTCTAAAATCAACCGGTCGACGGCTTGAGTTTCCGCACTGGTTAAATTTTTGATGGAATCGAAGTCTATAGTGACTGACGCTGGCGTTGAAACTTTAGCTATCATGTGATGTTGTGAACTTGTCGCTCGTTAGCGTATAACGTGAATAACCGGTCATGCTATGAAGAATACTGATTAGTGTCAATAGTACTCCCCGCATAGACCTGTTAGACCGCAGGTTTCTTCTGGAATTTTAGTTTGACTGTGGCTTAAATAAAAAATATAATCCTCTGTTCACTATTAACAGATTATGCTTGATGGAGCTTACGCTGATGTATGCGGTAATTCAAACAGGTGGTAAACAGTATCGGGTCGCAGAGGGTACTACCTTAAAAATAGAAAAACTTGAGTTGGGCGCAGGCGACAGCGTAGAGTTCGACAAAGTACTGATGGTCCAATCCGGCGACTCCGTAAAAGTAGGCCAGCCATTTGTCGAAGGCGGCAAAGTGACTGCAACTGTGGTTTCCCAAGGCAGACACAAAAAAGTCAGAATCATTAAATTCAGAAGACGTAAGCACCACATGAAACAAATGGGGCACCGTCAATACTACACAGAAATCCAGATTACTGGCATTTCTGCTTAATATAACGAGGATAAAAAATGGCTCATAAGAAGGCAGGCGGTAGTACTCGTAACGGCCGCGATTCACAAGCGCAGCGCTTGGGCGTCAAACGTTTCGGTGGTCAAGTCGTAAAAGCAGGCAACATCCTGGTTCGCCAACGCGGCACCCAGTTTCACCCTGGCACCAACGTCGGCATCGGCAAAGACCACACCTTGTTTGCAACCGTCGATGGCAAAGTGGTATTTGAAGAAAAAGGTCCTAAAAACCGCAAATACGTCAGCATTGCAGCAGCGTAAGTTTCTTTGGCTGTGCTGAGTGGCACAACTAAAAATAAAAGCCTCGTTTTCAGCGGGGCTTTTTTGTTTATACCGGTAGATTATGAGATTTGTTGACGAAGCGGAAATCCGCGTAGAAGCAGGCGACGGCGGCAATGGCAAGGCCTCATTTCGCCGCGAGAAATATATTCCCTTGGGCGGCCCGGACGGTGGTGACGGCGGTGACGGCGGTAGCGTTTACTTGGTCGCTACCGAAAACGCCAACACGCTAGTGGATTTTCGCTATCACTCGACACATCGCGCCCAACGCGGACAAAACGGCGGCAGCCGCGATTGCACCGGCAAGAAAGGCGACGACTGCTTCGTCCCGGTCCCACCCGGCACCATCGTTTACGAAGCCGACACGGGCGAAAAAATCGGCGATCTAACCAAACCCGGTCAGCAGCTATTAGTCGCCAAAGGTGGCTTCCACGGCCTCGGCAACACCCGCTTCAAGAGCAGCGTCAATCGCGCGCCCCAACAAACCAGCAAAGGCTCTGCAGGCGAGCACCGGATGTTGCGCCTGGAATTAATGGTCATCGCCGATGTTGGCTTGCTAGGCATGCCCAATGCCGGCAAATCCAGCCTGATTCGCACCGTCTCTTCCGCACGCCCCAAAGTCGCGGACTACCCATTCACAACCTTACACCCCAACCTGGGTGTCGTGCGTGTCGATGATTTACGCAGCTTCGTCATCGCCGATATCCCCGGCGTCATCGAAGGCGCCGCAGAAGGAGCGGGCCTTGGCTTGCAATTTTTAAAACATCTGTCCAGAACCGGCTTGTTGTTGCACATCGTAGACATTGCCCCCTACGAAAGCGACGAAACACCCGTCAGCGCCGCGCGTAAAATCATCCACGAAGTGGAAAAATGGAGCGACGATCTATCCAGCAAACCGCGCTGGCTGGTATTAAATAAGATCGACAATGTGCCTGACGACGAAGTCGAGCAACATTGCCAAGCCATCGTCGAAGAGCTCGATTGGACCGGCCCGGTATTCCTGATTTCCGCGTTAAAAAATCAAGGCACCCAAGCACTGATGTACGCCATCATGGACTTTCTCGACCAACAAAAGGCCGAGCAGGATCAGCAAGCACAGGAGCCGCGCCATGAGCCGTTCTGAGTTTTCGCAAGCCCAGCGCGTTGTCGTCAAAATCGGCAGCTCGTTGCTGACCGACGGCGGGCGCGGCCTCAATAAACAGGCCATCGCCGGCTGGGTCGCGCAAATGGCCGCCCTCAAACGCCAAGGCGTCGACGTGGTATTGGTATCGTCCGGCTCCGTTGCGGAAGGCATGTCCCGCTTAAAGCTAAAAACCCGCCCGAAAACTCTGCATGAATTGCAAGCCGCCGCATCAGTAGGGCAAATGGGCTTGGTCAGACGCTTTGAAGATGAATTTCAAATACACGGTCTGCTGGCCGCGCAAGTATTGCTGACCCATGACGACCTTTCAGACCGCCAGCGCTACCTGAATGCCCGCAGTACTTTACTCACACTGCTGGATTTCGGTGTCGTGCCGGTCATCAATGAGAACGATGCCGTCGCTACTGAAGAAATCCGCTTCGGCGACAACGATACCTTGGGCGCGTTGGTTGCCAATCTGGTAGAAGCCGATTTGTTGATCATTCTTACCGACCAAACCGGCTTATTCGACGCCAACCCTAGCTTGAATCCAAACGCTAGGCTGATTTCCAGTATTAGCGTTAACGAAAGCCTGCTTGACGACGTTGCCGGCGGCAGCATCAGCGGCCTGGGACGTGGCGGCATGTACACCAAAGTCCGGGCCGCCAGGCTGGCCGCGCGCTCTGGCGCAGCGACAGTGATCGTGTCCGGCAAAATTGACAACGTCATCCACGCGGTATTCGACGGCAATGACTTAGGTACTTATTTAATACCCAACATTGCACCACTGGCGGCGCGCAAACAATGGCTGGCCGGACAACTGCAGTTGAAAGGCAGCGTGGTATTGGACGATGGCGCGGTAAAAATCCTGAAAGATGCAGGCAAAAGCCTACTCGCGGTCGGCGTTAAAAGCGTACAAGGTTCGTTTAAACGTGGGGACCTGGTCTCTTGCCTGGATTTGCAAGGCACTGAAATCGCCCGCGGCTTAATCAATTACGGTGCGGACGACGCCAATAAAATCGCCGGCAAACCTAGCAGCGAATTCGAAAGTTTGCTGGGCTACGCCGACGAAGACGAACTTATCCATCGCGATAATTTAGTGTTGGTCTAAGGCTAGACGACTTCGCTACTAGCCAAGTCGTCTACCATCAATCTCAGGTATTCTGGATGACTATATTTGGAAACCTGCCACTGTAATCCCGCGCACGCATCGCCAGCTTGGCGGCCATTTTCCGGGCAATCGCTTTGTAGATTTGCGCCGGCCGGCCATCCGGATCGGCCACCACTGTAGGCCTGCCGCTGTCGGCATACTCGCGGATGTGAATATCCAGCGGTAAAGAGCCCAACAAATCCAGCTTATTCTTGATTGCCATCGCTACGCCGCCGCCTTGGCCGAAAATCGCTTCTTCATGCCCGCAGTTACTGCAAATATGCACACTCATATTTTCCACTAGCCCCAATATCGGCACATTGACCTTTTCGAACATCCCCAAGCCGCGTTGCGCATCGATTAGCGCAATATCCTGTGGCGTGGTAACAATCACCGCACCGCTGACCGGAATCTGTTGCGCCAGCGTCAGCTGAATATCACCCGTGCCGGGCGGCAAATCGATGATCAAGTAATCCACATCGTGCCATTGGGTTTGATTCAGTAATTGCTGCAAAGCACCAGTAACCATGGGGCCACGCCAGATCATCGGTTGGTCAGGGTCGATCAAATAACCGATCGAAATAGTCTGCACGCCGAACGAGATTTTCGGCAACATGCTTTTGCCATCCGGACTGTCGAGCTTACCGGACAAGCCCAACATGGTCGGAATGCTAGGGCCGTAAATATCCGCATCCAGAATACCGACATTGGCGCCTTCCGCCGCCAAGGCCAGAGCTAGATTCACGGAAGTGGTGGACTTGCCCACCCCACCCTTGCCGGAGGCCACCGCAATAATATTTTTCACATTCGGCAAAGGCTTTAACGCTTTTTGTACCGAATGCGAAACGATATTGAAACTGACCGACACATCTAGTTTGCCCACACCAGGCAAAGTTTGCAGCCGCTGTGTTACCGCCGCCTTCAGTTCTTCAAGATAACTTTTAGCGGGGTAACCCAACTCGATAACGATGCTGACATCATTGCCATCCACACTGATTTTCTTAACGGATTTTGCCGACACCAAATCGGTTTCCACATTTGGATCGATAAAGTGTTTAAGTAAATTTTCGACAGCCGTTTTGTCAATGCTCGCCATGCGGAACTCCGAAGTAAGGGGAAATAATAACCAAGTAAAATAGTGCGAATATGATAACACCTTAACAGGATGCCATTAAATCCGCGCCATTGTTAAAAAATAGTTTTCTCTTTAAGAATAATGCTTTATCGTAATGACTTAACTATTAGCCTTAATAGTTAATTCTTAATTAGGACTTAATGCCGCCTTAATCTGATTTTAATTTGGATCGCTTACCTTCAACCATCCGCTCCGTCACTACATGCGCCTATCATAAACATGTCAGCAGTCATTCAAAACCGTACTGTTTCACCGATACCGCTAGTCTTCGTTGTAGCAGTAGTCAGCGCCCTGCTTAGCGGCTGTCAAAGCATACCGTTGTTTTCCGACAACCAGCCGGAACACATCGTCTGGAACTCCAAACCGGACAGTATTGCCAGTCATGAGTTTAACCTGAGCAGCGGCCAAGGCATGGTCGGCACGCTAGCCAGTATCAGCAGCCGCGAAAACGATACGCTGTCCGACATCGGCCGTCATTACGGCTTGGGTTACAACGACATTACCATCGCCAATGCCAATCTTGATCCTTGGACCTTGCCTGCCGAGCAAACCGTGTTGCTGCCATTGCGTTTCGTACTCCCAGACGCCCCACGCAAAGGCATCGTGTTGAATCTGGCCAATATGCGCATGTTCTATTACCCCAAAAATCAAGCCAATACAGTACTGACTTATCCGGTCGGCATTGGCCGCCAAGGCTGGAACACGCCGTTAGGACAAACCCAAATTGTCGCAAAAAAGGCCAATCCGGACTGGACGGTGCCGGAATCGATTCACCGCGAACATCAGGCATTGGGCGACCCACTGCCGAAAGTGATACGTTCCGGCCCGGACAATCCCTTGGGCAGCTACGCCATGCCCTTGGGTTTCAGCGGCTATTTGATCCACGGCACCAACAAGCCTTACGGGATTGGCTTACAAGTCAGTCATGGCTGCGTACAGCTATATCCTGAAGATATAGAAGTCCTATTCAACAAAGTAGAAGTCGGCACCCCGGTTCGCATCGTCCACCAGCCGTACATGGCAACCTGGCAAGATGACATGCTTTATCTGGAAGCTCATCGCCCCTTAGACAAATGGGAAAAACAACAAAAAC
The window above is part of the Methylomonas sp. ZR1 genome. Proteins encoded here:
- the cgtA gene encoding Obg family GTPase CgtA; translated protein: MRFVDEAEIRVEAGDGGNGKASFRREKYIPLGGPDGGDGGDGGSVYLVATENANTLVDFRYHSTHRAQRGQNGGSRDCTGKKGDDCFVPVPPGTIVYEADTGEKIGDLTKPGQQLLVAKGGFHGLGNTRFKSSVNRAPQQTSKGSAGEHRMLRLELMVIADVGLLGMPNAGKSSLIRTVSSARPKVADYPFTTLHPNLGVVRVDDLRSFVIADIPGVIEGAAEGAGLGLQFLKHLSRTGLLLHIVDIAPYESDETPVSAARKIIHEVEKWSDDLSSKPRWLVLNKIDNVPDDEVEQHCQAIVEELDWTGPVFLISALKNQGTQALMYAIMDFLDQQKAEQDQQAQEPRHEPF
- the apbC gene encoding iron-sulfur cluster carrier protein ApbC produces the protein MASIDKTAVENLLKHFIDPNVETDLVSAKSVKKISVDGNDVSIVIELGYPAKSYLEELKAAVTQRLQTLPGVGKLDVSVSFNIVSHSVQKALKPLPNVKNIIAVASGKGGVGKSTTSVNLALALAAEGANVGILDADIYGPSIPTMLGLSGKLDSPDGKSMLPKISFGVQTISIGYLIDPDQPMIWRGPMVTGALQQLLNQTQWHDVDYLIIDLPPGTGDIQLTLAQQIPVSGAVIVTTPQDIALIDAQRGLGMFEKVNVPILGLVENMSVHICSNCGHEEAIFGQGGGVAMAIKNKLDLLGSLPLDIHIREYADSGRPTVVADPDGRPAQIYKAIARKMAAKLAMRARDYSGRFPNIVIQNT
- a CDS encoding L,D-transpeptidase family protein encodes the protein MSAVIQNRTVSPIPLVFVVAVVSALLSGCQSIPLFSDNQPEHIVWNSKPDSIASHEFNLSSGQGMVGTLASISSRENDTLSDIGRHYGLGYNDITIANANLDPWTLPAEQTVLLPLRFVLPDAPRKGIVLNLANMRMFYYPKNQANTVLTYPVGIGRQGWNTPLGQTQIVAKKANPDWTVPESIHREHQALGDPLPKVIRSGPDNPLGSYAMPLGFSGYLIHGTNKPYGIGLQVSHGCVQLYPEDIEVLFNKVEVGTPVRIVHQPYMATWQDDMLYLEAHRPLDKWEKQQKQLQKDIRKKLQQLASEKQATVDWSKVERILQRADGVPTPVLPDSADLPELTADAVQLAHPEQFYGQPVINELSDSDWSILAASFENETDAQKLAAMLNHQGPPIPARKIAKDGGFQVVAGPFKNKKEAKTVAQRIKLNFDMDVKAIDPKQAARN
- the thiC gene encoding phosphomethylpyrimidine synthase ThiC, yielding MSAVRNEITTDTGSSVRIDSYPASEKIYIQGSRADIQVPMRKISMSDTPAHFGAEKNPPIYVYDTSGVYTDPNVDVNLHKGLGSIRGNWIAERGDTELLKGPTSKYGHERLHDPKTAHLRFELTRNPRRAKSGHNVSQMHYARKGIITPEMEYIAIRENQNLEAMRDRYQGQHPGFSYGANIQSFITPEFVRSEVARGRAIIPANINHPELEPMIIGRNFLVKINGNLGNSAVTSSIEEEVEKMLWGIRWGADTIMDLSTGKNIHETREWILRNSPVPIGTVPIYQALEKVDGKAEELTWEIFRDTLIEQAEQGVDYFTIHAGVRLHHVPLTAKRLTGIVSRGGSIMAKWCLAHHTESFLYTNFEEICEIMKAYDVSFSLGDGLRPGSIYDANDEAQFGELETLGELTQIAWKHDVQTMIEGPGHVPLQMIKVNMDKQLEDCYEAPFYTLGPLTTDIAPGYDHITSAIGAANIGWYGCAMLCYVTQKEHLGLPNKQDVREGIVTYKIAAHAADLAKGHPGAQIRDNAMSKARFEFRWEDQFNLALDPEKARSFHDETLPKDSAKVAHFCSMCGPHFCSMKITQDVRNYAEQKGLEEAEALKIGMEEKSKQFLEEGAAIYHEI
- the proB gene encoding glutamate 5-kinase, translating into MSRSEFSQAQRVVVKIGSSLLTDGGRGLNKQAIAGWVAQMAALKRQGVDVVLVSSGSVAEGMSRLKLKTRPKTLHELQAAASVGQMGLVRRFEDEFQIHGLLAAQVLLTHDDLSDRQRYLNARSTLLTLLDFGVVPVINENDAVATEEIRFGDNDTLGALVANLVEADLLIILTDQTGLFDANPSLNPNARLISSISVNESLLDDVAGGSISGLGRGGMYTKVRAARLAARSGAATVIVSGKIDNVIHAVFDGNDLGTYLIPNIAPLAARKQWLAGQLQLKGSVVLDDGAVKILKDAGKSLLAVGVKSVQGSFKRGDLVSCLDLQGTEIARGLINYGADDANKIAGKPSSEFESLLGYADEDELIHRDNLVLV
- the ispB gene encoding octaprenyl diphosphate synthase, which encodes MIAKVSTPASVTIDFDSIKNLTSAETQAVDRLILEELSSDVVLINQIGHYIIGNGGKRLRPMLLLLAAKALGKVDDHHLILAAVIEFIHTATLLHDDVVDESALRRGKESANAVWGNAASVLVGDYLYSSAFEMMVRTDNMRVMAIMSKTTTAIAEGEVLQLLNCNNPETSEARYLEVIARKTAILFSTATRLAAVVSATDPATEEALAVYGQQLGVAFQLIDDALDYKANSEELGKNLGDDLAEGKPTLPLIYAIQHGNEQQAKIVVDAIRQGSREAFNDVYEVVKATNAIEYTEQCADRAAAKAIAALQCLPDSDYKQALEELARFSVQRSH
- the rpmA gene encoding 50S ribosomal protein L27, which produces MAHKKAGGSTRNGRDSQAQRLGVKRFGGQVVKAGNILVRQRGTQFHPGTNVGIGKDHTLFATVDGKVVFEEKGPKNRKYVSIAAA
- the rplU gene encoding 50S ribosomal protein L21, with the protein product MYAVIQTGGKQYRVAEGTTLKIEKLELGAGDSVEFDKVLMVQSGDSVKVGQPFVEGGKVTATVVSQGRHKKVRIIKFRRRKHHMKQMGHRQYYTEIQITGISA